The DNA region GAAAGTGCAAgccaaaattagaaattttcttctttgtttttttctacATAATAATTGTCTATCTAGTCTGCTCATTCTAGGAAAAACTTTTCCAACATCGATTTGGTATGGGgataaacttttatttttgcttttcAAACATCTTTGTATAAATTCAATGgcagaaatatgcaaaatgGAACTTAATCAATGAGGATTTGTCTTCTTTTCCCTCCATGTCTAATATACAGGACAAAGGAAAGAGAAATATACACTTTTGAAAAgttacacttaatctctcagttccttttttaattaatacaGTAAGAAActtgtattttcttttcttttgtttttttttcaacatCTAGTATTTAGAAATCAAATGTGCTCCGACTAATTTAGATTTGAGTTGGGTTACCCCACCAAGGGGTAAAATTATGCTAAtcgtggattttttttttcattcacaagattttaAGCCGACATCTTGcttgatataaatagatatcgaaccacttgaactgatcataaaaatttgtattttcacTTCGACCATATTATAGATACATTTTGCACACGGAGTTATATGGATTTATGAGCTTGTGGAGTTTATGGGCTCGAGAAGAATAATCTttcgtgaaaaaaaaaaggaaaaaaatttcaagcttcattttctcttttcctacTTTGATACTCttctttccaatttttttagaGAAGACAAAGAAGAGAACTAAGAGCAATGGCGTACGTCATCGCCTGGTAGTCAAAAGGTTATAGGTTCGATACTCAATGAGGCTACTCATGCCCCTTTATTTGCtaattaggatttttatttcattgtattaagtCCACGAACCTTCCTTGTAataaaaaactatatataatgtaatttaGACTACTCTCGCAAGAACGTCCTGCGTAAGTCTTTTTTATGAATCCTCAGCTCTCGGCGAAGCGTCTTTTGGAGTCTCCCCATTAATATATACTttgacttttaaaatttttattttcaaattttcataattattttcttttatttttcacttctTGGGAAGGCTACTGTTTTGTAGTAAACTAGTTTTCTATCATGTGTGTTGCATGGGTTCGTTCTCATATATTCTTATATACCATTTCTTATTgtaataatttatctttttaaacaaaattttctgattaaaataataaattttgaaatattaattataatttgaaatatttatattaacattttttttaaaattagagtaaGTTTTTTTTGCCACATAGCAAgttaattatcataataacATTTTGAAACTATTTATTCAATTGATATACATCATGATATCGTTGTTGATTATCAATATAGATTGACATATACTAACTTTAGTACTTAGAACAAAACTTCATTTCGCTcgtcttttaaaataatatttatgagattcttatttttaaaattttattttttattttatatacaaGTTTAAGCTCATAGCGCTATATCAGaatattttccatttataggacaataatttttttgaaaaaatatatttttatttataggcttaaaacatttatttatcatttttataacaattattctaaattttgaaaattatattggcttattaatacaataaaatatttttaataattaattaaattttcatacgataattaaataataaaattagaaaattttgcatgattcaatatatattttacaacaAACAATCCCAATTAGCaagcattatattatatatttatttaatagtaAGTATATTAGAGAGATTTGTTGTAAATGACATCCTCATgataagttcatatatatttacttcattatccattttttaaatatgcaaattttgtgacatcctttttacattttttatattttcataagctcataaataataataacaattttaatcttataatagaaattacgTCAACATCCagttaaataattaatattgacATGATTAAATCAactctattaattttttaaaaaacaatttGTTCACTAATGAGATATCATTTATTAATGTAGGAatcaattttagttatatgaCTATAAGTTCGTAGAATTAGCTATTTATTATCAATTTCTTGGgaaatatttatatgaaaagaataatcatttttttagtGTTCTATCTTTGTATTATACGTAAATTCATCTTTTCAAAatagttttttaaaaatactcatgaatcataaaattatcaaaaaaaaattaaaaatttcataaaataatgtTAGAATAATAACATTTGATGAAGTTggactaattaatttattcaatattttgttaaatttctctttcaaatttgatttatatatttttatactcaatttcatatattttaattccTTTCACAAGCCAATAGTTTATGGTTTAGTCCTATATATGTTCAATAAATTGTTTTTCAATATaagttatataataatatccattaaataattcattattatataataattataaattgacCATTTAACCCTACTAACCATGATCCTATTGAATGCAAATTGGAGTCACATTTGTTATGCATTCAAGCATGCACCCAagttaattttacttatatatagattcttcCTTTTCaataatatgtatattgtTGATTAATTGTAATTACAATCTCAATATTGTGCACATcagattttttaaattaagcATTATCgatcttttctattttccaaACTTTTGGgagtaatttttatattatattctcCCACTTTACCTCTATGTATATTAGTTAATTTTAATGACAGTTTCGTTATCATGCacatttcattttaaaactaaGCATTATAgatcttatttttaatatttacctATATCAcatatcattattttctcttgaaatgaataaagattttttttttgtttctagCCAAAgccacaataaaatatttgaacattttgaaatttgatttataaaatatttactaactttttcacattaatattattattgaaagGTTAAAAATGTGAACGCCCGTACAACACGCGAGTCACATGACTAGCTACTTTTCCATCAAACAAAACATTTGAAATTGTGGCTAGCTCGAACTCTCAAGTCAAATAACCCCAATGGGACTCGAAAATGACAACCAACATTAATTATTGACAGCTAAGTTTTGCTTAATTACTATATGCcgatttaaattttaactgGGCACCCATTaaaggatttttcttttttggttatgaggatggTTATGGGTCTAGTataattaaatagaaattctaataataggTAATAAAAGGACACAGGTAGTTCTATCATGAGAATTGAACGTGTAATGTCTTGATTAAAGAAATTTAGAAAGTGAATAATTTCGAGAAGTGATTCCATTCCTTAAGCAATTATATATGAATCCTTGGAGTTGGTATACTGTAGTCATTTCAAACATCGGAAACGATAATCAATTGACTCAATACGAGTACGCAAACACGATTCCACCCGTAtctgaagcagtaaaattataCGGCCAGGAAGGCAAATgggaatattaaaaaaaaaaaattcacaggATGGAAAAGGAAAGGGGCTTCGGTGGGCGCTCTGACGGGTCAGAGATCATAGCAGCATAGCAGCAGTAGCAGCGGGAAAATGCAATGCATTGCAATGGCAGCAAGATCAAAGCGTGAATGAGTCTTAAGTCTCCCCCTCTTCTtgatcatcatcttcttcttcttcttcttcttcttcttcttccgctCAGAGGGTCAGAGGGCACCACCAACACCGCCACCTCGGTTCTTGCTTTTATGTTTCAGTGCCCCGCTGACCCCGCAAGCTcctctctcccccctctcCAATTCAATGCCATTCATTCCTCCCCTCCTTTAATTATTAACATCCTCTCaccttttcaaatttcaaacccGATCATATCACATTATTaactcttcctttttcttttccttttttttttccaattacgATGAAGAGACATGAAGCTGGGTAAAGAGAAAATGTAATGAAGAGGGGCACAGCAAGTTTTCAATTATGATCAAACTCAAATTCAGAATTTCTTGTATTCTTGCTATTGCAGTACTTACACCCCTTATCtctcttcttcacatttttctCTTTACCATTGCATACTGattgttattttataataattacgATAGCATGGTATGCTATCCCATGTTTCCGTTGCTTTGTGTCTTGTTTACAATATCAAACAAGTTATATCTATAGCTCTCGCGTGCAATAAGCAAATCGACCGTGACCTTCCGCTCAGATGGCTACACAAGAACTAGTTACGTGGAATTTTGAAACTCTTGATCATGTaatgttagttttttttttccctgtttaTTTAGATGTATGAAATGTATCTCAGTTCTATAGAACTCATTCGTGGACGAACTTTCTGTTCTCAACTTATGATATGATACGTTCATTCACATGAGGTCGACCGTTGAGGAGTTTGCCAGGCCACACATGAACTAGTTCCATGGTTTTGATGTGATACGAAATGTATCAAAGAAACGAGAGACACCCTAATATTAATTAGTGCAGGAACAGTTCTCAAACTTGCTACGCCCTTTTGGATCATCGAGAACAGAATTTTTTGGGGGGAAGGCGAAAGGAGAAGTGTGTCATGGCACGCTATACATAATGGCTAAGATTTAGGAGCCTTTCGGTGCATTTTTCTTGCTTAGAAGGAATATATTCTTatatgaatattattattattattatcagaTCGCACTGATGGATGGTTTCTAATGCTTAGCGGAAAGGAAAACTAAAACCTCTTCAAACAGAATATGTATATAAGACTCCCAAGAGTTCAGACAACATATTATTTCTACACCCTGTAGTTGCAGCTTCACCGaccaaattaatatatattacatagcTCTATCTATTAAAAACTTGaacttaatttaattctttttttcaaccaaaaaagggaaaagaaaaagaattttccCAATGTATTATGAGCTAGCGGGTATAAATGATCACCAAGTTATATTATATCAAGTGCACGATGCTTTGGAATTTATAACTTCGATTTGGAAAGATTTtttccaccgaaaaaagaaaatttcgaGAGATCCAGCACATTGAGCAAAGGGGGACAATAACCAGATTTTATGGTAGTTATTTATTCATAACGAGACCGAAACCATTGCATAATATGTCAAAACCAAGACCAACGCTGCAACATGGAAAGAGTTTCTTCTTTCGGTTCGACGGTGAGGTGATGTTCAGGCTAGCTTATACTCATCTCGACCTACTGCTACTACGTATATCTTTCGAAAGAAAATgtttaaatatgtatataacaaTTAAATAAAGTCGTATATAATGGAAAAGAGGACAGCACGAAGCTGCATCGACGATCATGGTTTTGACTTTTTTATACCACACCATAAAGATAAAGTCGCCTCACTCGCAAAGACAGTGAAAACTGAAAACTACctaaaaaacaatttaaaaaaaaaaaaaaaacacacgcacacacacacGAAACCCAAAAGTGATAAAAGCTTTTCTGCCTGTCAACATTTACTCAACACAACATAGTTAACGATAGattaatataaaatcaaataaatgggaaaaaagaaaagaaaattaaaaaatcaaaaagaaaaagggcaaaaaggGCCAAACCCCCACCTGTCTCCTCCAGCAATAAAACCCCCTCACCTCGTGCCTCTTATCTTCCCGCTTTTAGCTTTCTCAAAGAATCCcattccctccctccctctctctctctctctcacgccTAAAGCGAAATAAACATGCAGCCTCCGACTTATGGACCCGACCCGACATCCCCCCACACTACATTCGTCCAGGCCGACCCGTCCAACTTCCGGTCCATCGTCCAGAAGCTCACCGGGGCCTCCGACGACCCCTCCGCCCCCAAGCTCCCCCTCACCCTCCCCTCCCGGGCCGTCCAGAGACACCctacctcctcctcctcctccgccgccgccgccgccgccgccccTCCCTCCGCAGCCCCTGAAGTGGCCCCCCGGAAGCCGCCGGCCTTCAAGCTCCACGAGCGCCGCCACCGGAAGCTCGACCAGATCCAGCTCGGCAACTCCAACAGCAGGATGATGACCTACCTCTCCTCCCCCTCTGCCTACTACTTCTCCACCGACAACGCGACCCCGGCGCACCGCCTGGCCCCCTCCCCGTCCTCCACCTCGCCCTCGAACTTCGGCGGGCGCCGGGGGTTCGGCGGCGGGGAGATGACGGTGATGGTGTCGCCGGTTTCGCCGCTGGATCTCTTCGCCGCCAGGATGAGCCCGCGGAGCTCCCCCTCGTCGTTGCTCTCCCCGTCTGAGCAAGAGGAGAAAGCCATTGCCGAGAAAGGGTTCTACTTGCACCCGAGCCCCCTCAGCACTCCTCGTGGTGCCGAGCCCGAGCTCCTCCCTCTGTTCCCCCTCCACTCCCCCCGAGACAATCCCGACCAGCGGTCTTGATCCGCTACGATAGCAAAGTATTTTATACAGCAGTGACACCATGTTATCATGACTGGCATGACCAACTCACTAACAAGAGAACATCCATCCCATCCCGCAGGTGGTGGCGAACCGAGGATTTTAGTGCGATCAATGAGATTAATTGACGGACCGGACCACTCCTAACAGAATCGAGTATATAAATAGCAATGTGTTCGGATTTGATTGTTCTTTTGAGCGTAGGTTTCAGCTTTCATTATCGTCCAATGTATTGAGGATTTCTTGGTATCGGTTGATTCGATGGGTTTTGCGAGTTTGGAAATTTGATTGCTTTacgtaattaattaattatgttgttcatttatatattttatttagttcTGAGTTCTGTTTTTTGGACTTTGGTCCGCTGGAATTCTGCAGCCGCAAAACGTCAGAGTTCATTCACCTCAAGTCACGGGACACTGACGTACGCCCACGCATACACGTATAGATACATACACATGTATATTTGGTTTTTTCCCCATAAAATAATTTGTCATCCAATTGCTAAACAGTCAAAACAAATACGTACCAAATCAGATTGATTGAGGTGATTTAGCGCCCACTTTCTTGAGTAAATGTCTCGGATCATAAAATCTTATGATTAAAATATATccaaaatcaaaagaaatttatGTATTAGTGGACTGACATGActcaaatttgaattaattaaatctattaaatttttgaatatcaTGTGATGTATACTAAAAATATGTCCTATCTAATGTCAAATGATGATAATtacttatgaaaaaaaaatgatggttACTGATAATATTGCATTACAGTTCTACACTTCAATTCTTGTAGAATAAAAACTAATTTTCCCAGGAATTTGTTATTTGTCctaaaaagggaaagaagtTATTGTTGAATGATGCTAATATTTTACCCAAAAGACAAAATGATGGCCATAATGTTGCGTTAGAGATCATTTCTTGTAGCAGAAAACATAATTACTTAACTCTAAATAGAATGGTACTTATTGACAACGGTTTATTCATTTCGAACAACTGAACTCTCTACTTCAAGCAACCATGCACATAGTGATAAGATGGATTCAGAGAATTACTTCTCAGTTCTCACTAAATTATGAATTAAGCGACTGATCAACTATATATACGTGCTACATAAATATACTTATCGATGGTATTTGGAATCTGCAAGATAAAGATTGtgatttataatttctttggGTGAAATTCGCATACGTGTTTACATTATAGGGCGTGCTTTCTTGCTATGATTCATATGGTGCATCGACATAGTTTTGATTCAAAGGCTCATCAGTTTGGGTTTGAAAAGGCAAAATCATGTTGACTTCATTGAAATACTGGTCTCGACTGCACGTTAGATGAAAATTTGATATAATACGAAAATTATAACATAAAATCGAACATTACCCATGAAATGGCAAGATTTGGTACTACTGTGAGATtcagaaattgaaaatgaatgtTGCTCCATTTCAGGAGTAATACGTATATACATTTATTACATAGCATTTATTTTACTGCTAGCGatacatatatctatacatacacaacacacacacacacacacacacacatatacatatacctTTAAATTTAATTGAGTGCATCTTCAAATTCAGGCTAAAAAATGAgtaattattcttttattatgcAGTGattattctctttttttttcctagtgATTATTCATGCATCATTCTTTTTCTGGGGCAACCTGCTAGACATTTAGCCATGTTAGTTCTATTATTCGGACATTAATGTGAACTTAATTCATCGTAGGATTAATGCAAGTTGGAGATAGCTAGGAGCCGTTGGATTTAATGACCATAATGATGAACTGAGGTAATATATTAATGGAAAGAACGGCTAGGATCTGTCCTCGCGTGCTAACTGGAAGATTGCAGCAAACAACaaaaatgaatggaaaatgaaaaatacagTTCCTATTTCAAATTTCGAAATTGGTGTTCAGGACTACAATTTTCAGATGCTGGCATTCCAAAATTTAAGAAGggattcttattttatttactccACCAAAGAGAATttaacagttttttttttcatctgtTTAAGCTTTAAACTATATTTCTCTCTTATCCGTACGAAACATAAAAAGTTATTTTACGAATTCTTTTAGACCAAGGTCGGAAAAGGTCTAAAGAAAACAGGCCATTAAGTTAAATAAAGCTTGAGAAAATGAAGTGTAATATAGTAGCTCACGCTCTCGTCTGCTTCTAGATTCGATATTCATTGTAGGACTATCCATGCCTCTTATTAGCCAAGTTTTCAATTTCCATGCATTAGTCCCATGGGccatcattatatatatagcacgTACGTGTTGCCCTGGCCAAGATGAATTGACTTGAGATCATCCTCACCGCCATTCGTCTTGTCACCTCTGAATATCTGCTGATGCTTCCAAAGTAATGCAAGAGTGATCGTAAATTTATCTTAATCAATGTATATGCACTGCAATTATCGTCAGAAGTCTGACTTATGCGTTTATCTATATTTGTATATGAACTAAAGTTAAAGTCAAGTTGATACTTCAACGGCATGGCAACTGACTGGAGACTAAAACAAGTTAGGCCTCAAAGATGTATCAGAATTAACAAGACCGCTAGTCCTTATTGAGTCATGTCGCACACGAATATCGGGTTCTCTTTTAGCAGTATAATAAGTTTTACTATTTACGTATTGGCAAAAAAGAAACAGTGATTTTTCACAGGAAATATTGATCAGTGACTCGATCagttaaagaaaatattcaacaAATTTCAAGTAGAGTACAAAGTATCGGTAGTGTCGTGTCAAATATATTAGTTGCTTTCTTGACTTTGATAATGATTTATacaatgcatatatattttatatttggaAAAGGCTTAATAAAGGGAAGTGCATGAATTTTTCCCACCGAAAATGACATAAAAGTAGTCATTGCTTTTTCAACTTGGAAGATTAGAGGTGTAATCTGATCTAACCCAATCTAATCTCCTCCttaatgatcaaaggaaaGGGACTGACAATATGTGCAACCTTATCCCAGGACTTTTTAATTTCACAGTTGCACAACgtcgaaaaccccttctttattaaattatataaaatatgctTGAAaggatttaataataattcctATCACTTCTTCCtcctatattttatatatatatatatctcccCTAAAGATTTCATGGGATTTACCATTTCAAGTAAAacattattttcatatatcaaTAAACAAAAGGGGTTTGTTAGGGCAGATGATCGTGATGCTGAAATCTCGACATCTTGTCCGAACATAGTTACACTAACAGTAagctacccactacaaaaacGCTAGTGAGACAGAGGCTAGTTTTACCAGGATTTTCTTAAAGCACATCTACGATAGTTACATTAGGCCACAAAGAGAACTCTTATCTTAATAGAACTGAAGACAATTAACATGGATGCCGAGCTCTCAATATCGTATATGGCATGCATGAGTTCTCCATTAACTCACACGCACGTCGTTGATATGAAAATGTCgatattttctaatttctgAATCCTTTTATGTGGAACGATTactttctttgttttgtgTGCTCCTAATTCGAGATAATGAACTCCCTTTTGATATGATCCGCCGTCAATTAAGCACTGAACTTGGGGACTCTATCCCAAAGGTCCCGATCATGTTTGTGATGCACACTTAGTTGTAGTTTCACTCTTACTTCATGTGTACTACTCACTGTTTAGTAACTTTCGTGAAACTCTCTCATTatcaaaaccaaaaaaaaaaaaaaaaggtctaaaatctaaaggggaaaaaaaattgtcatcGTGGACAATCTTTAAACCATTAGTCTGCAAATATCTTCATGCAGATAATCTAAAGTACCAATGATGATGCATTATTATGGTAATGATTGCAGATTTGTGCCTTTCCACCATCTCTGCAAGTTCTCTTTACCCACAAGGATGTGACATGTCTGAGCAAAATGACACTAACCCCTACCTGTCAaaattctctttttatttttattttgattgatgTTTGTGTGGTGATCTCTCCATCAAGATGATTGGGAATGCAGAACAACTATTGGTGAGACATTGCTGAAAATTGAACAGCCGTTAGTGAAACATCACCTTAGTTCTCCTTCCCTGATGCAGCCACTCATCAACATCATAttaaatcatcatcatcactcaTCAATTGGATTAGGACATTTTTATTAGTTGGCTGCTCCTTGGTTCCTGGGGATGTTCGTTTACTGTGATTATTCCTTTCTCCTTAATTATCATGACCCGTCCGTTGTGAGCTCGAACAGCAAGCGATGTTAAGCTAGTAGAGAGAAATCGATATACATTGGAGTCATATTTAGGAAAGAGAGTAGTGCGATGAGTCCTTTCTCTCAGCTTCCCGGGTTGAATGAGCTACTTTCCCGGCTTGCTAGTTGCTTTAGCGAATTTACATGGAGTCCAAACTCAGTGTAATATCTAGGAACAGGAGAAGTTGGCTTAAGAGCGTAAACCCGAGGACGAGCTGTGTAGAGACTGAAGCAGAAACGAATACTCGAACCAAAACAGTCTTATTGATGTCATTCAAAACTTTCAACAAGATGAAATATTCAGGACTTTCTACACCGTAAATTTTTCGAAAGCACCCGCATATGCAGACTAAAACCAAAatgaatagaaagaaaaatggattGATCACTGAAGTTCTCCCTccccccttttcttttaacCATTTCTCTACAGTGTTATGGTGTAAGCTTCTTCCCTGTTCTAAGAAACAGAATCATGATTATAGGTGTAAGGCTCTTCTCTGttcatctcttcttcatcGAACCGAAGCACAGATGGACTGCTGGTTGTACAACCCAGCCACCCCTTGAGGAAGCTGCTGCCGGCTCCTCCTCCGCTTCGTAACCACGGTAAATCCTTCTCCATCCCCTGTCTTCTTCATCGTATTCGGCTCCTCACTGTTACTCGATTGAGACTTCTCTTCATTTCCATAAAGGATCTTTATTATCGCACTATCATTTGCAACGGCTTCCGAGGAATTATCTGCATACTCGATACTCTTGTCAGACGTGGGCCCGCTCACCGGCTCCATCCCGTTCTGGACGGACTTCACGATGAAGTTGAGCAAAATCTGCCGAGCAAGCTCTGACTTTTCTGACACGGAGCTGCTGTTCTTGGACTCACTATCTTTGTTAACTTCATCATTCGGTTCTTTATCAGACTTCTCCGAGCCTCCTGAACCTTGATCAATCGTGTCAGCTTGCAAAACTTTCCTTGGTATATACTCTGGAGCGTGCGGGTTCATTATTCTAGGAGCTTGGTATTTCCCTTGACCAGGCTTCATGCGGAAAGTGTGACTCTTTCCGTAGTATAAGGGCGATCTCGGTCCACGTGGAACTCGAGTGGCAACAGGTGGGACCCCCATTGGTGCATCACGAATGCTGGTGATCGGGATTGAGTTCATTGGTTGGAATGGCTCAGCTGCAGCAGAAAGCTTActcccatttttttctttaggcTTTTCCTCATTCGAGGCCAAAACAGGAACATCCTTGTCCTCGGAAGCACTCTTCTTAGtttcttcttgatgttcttcaACTTCATTTTTGACAATGGAGTCACTGTTATTCGCATCACTATCTACCTCATGCGTCTTCTCCGGTGGAAGAATTTCGGGCACCTGCATTTCAACTTTCGCGTTGTTATGTTCCTCCTCTACGTCCATCTCCAACAATGGCTTCAGAACTGTACCTGGCGGCGCTAGAGCGACTTGTTTGTACGAAAGAGATCTGGAAGCAAGTGTTGCCGGAGATGTTAAGACTTTAGCGATGGGAGCCTGAACTTTCTCCTGCACTGATCTGATTGCATCTTCTCCACCACTGGCACCTGCCTTCACCTGCTGCTTCAATGAAGAGTACAGATCTATCACGTGGGCCCTCGGTCCCGACTTTCTTGCTGGAGATATGGTTTCCCTCCCTGAGCTACTTGTTGTGTTAGCGTTTGAGTACTCTGAACCACTTATTTGCAGCTTCGAGAGAACAGGCCGCTTCCTGTTGGATTTGCGGCAATTGGTGTTGCCTGATCGTCCTTTGGGATTGGCCTCTTGCCACCCTTCATCCGAAGTTGCTTCTTCAAAGCTTGTTAAAGTCGGCTCTTGTCTGGTACTCGCATCGTCGCTTTCTTCTTGCTCATCCTGATGAATGGCGACTGGTCCAATTGCTTCATCTGACATGCCATGAGTTTTCATAATATTGCTTTCTTCTGTGATATCGTCAGCTATTGTATTGGCGTGCACTTGATTGGCATTATCAGTAATCTGCAACAACTGACAACAATTATATACAGTAGTAAAAGGTCGGGCAATTTGCAAGTCCAAGGGATCGTATAGCCAGAAAAAGAACTACAGTTCCAAAGTTTTATACCTTTGCACGTCGTTGCTTTTTCTGCGCATCGGTCCTCTTGATTTCCTGATCGGGGCTTATATAGTCCAGAAGATCGGACACACTGCAAgaacatataaaataattttcgatAAATTCACCTAATAGAACACAAGGAGTCAGGAGATTGTTAACACCGGAATAATACCCTCATCATTAATACCTAAGATGCCCTTTGCTCGCAATAGATGCATCTGGCTTCGGAGTTCCAGTCCTAGCAGCCTCCTGCTGCTCCAGAGCCTTTGACTCAAAATATTCAAGCCATGCAGCAGCATCCTGATCAAGgaccatatatattatagctCGTCACATCCTTCAATCTCTTCCTATTAGCTTGATGAAATCTAATTTACCTGAGTACGAAGGTCCTCGGGCCCAAGCTTGTTCTGAAGAATCTTTAGCGTGGTTTGCTCGTGCTGGACGCTCAGAGAGTATGCCTCCATCAAAGAGAGAGCTATTGCTATAGCATGGAAGCTTGCAGCGGTCTGCGGGACGTTATAATCCCATTAATAAAAGCTTAAATTTGCTTCAGTGAAAAGATGATGGTATAGATCAGGGTAAACCTGTATATGGTCTTCTCCCAGTAATCTTTGATTGCACTTGAGAGCTTCATGAAGGTACCGGAGAGCCACATGGACGTTTCCCATGCCCTCTTCCATCATAGCCACATTAATATATGTTGCAGCAGTGTTT from Punica granatum isolate Tunisia-2019 chromosome 3, ASM765513v2, whole genome shotgun sequence includes:
- the LOC116198926 gene encoding VQ motif-containing protein 11; amino-acid sequence: MQPPTYGPDPTSPHTTFVQADPSNFRSIVQKLTGASDDPSAPKLPLTLPSRAVQRHPTSSSSSAAAAAAAPPSAAPEVAPRKPPAFKLHERRHRKLDQIQLGNSNSRMMTYLSSPSAYYFSTDNATPAHRLAPSPSSTSPSNFGGRRGFGGGEMTVMVSPVSPLDLFAARMSPRSSPSSLLSPSEQEEKAIAEKGFYLHPSPLSTPRGAEPELLPLFPLHSPRDNPDQRS